The stretch of DNA TTTTATTAAGAGCTGTACCAATGTGTATATCGCCATTTGCATAGGGAGGGCCGTCATGCAAAATGAATTTCTCGCAATCTTTTCTATGATTTTTTATATAGTTAGCAATATCGATTTCTTCCCACTTCTTTAAAATAGTTGGTTCCTTTTCTACTAAATTTGCTTTCATTTTAAAATTTGTTTTGGGAAGATTTATTGTATCTTTATAATCCAAAATGTGCACCTCCGCTTTTTCTATTGAATTTTTGTAAGATGATCAATAGTGTCTTTTATTTCTGTTACATCCATTGATTTTACAACGTATGCATCTGCAGCCCAAGAAGCCATCTCACTCTTATAATGAGAATATGCTGTAAGAAAAACGATTTTCTTATTTGAGTATTTTTTCCTTATTTCAGCCGCTAACTCCAAACCATTTACATCCGGCATCTCGATATCTGTACAAATTATTTCTATATCTTTATTATTTTCTAATATTTCTAAAGCTTTTTTGGCGTTGGGCGCACAAAAAACTTCATATCCTGATTCTTCTAACTCTTCTTTTATCAAAGTTCTTATATTTTCTTCATCATCAACAACTAAAATTTTTGACAATTTTATCCCTCCAATATATCGTTTTTTATATTATCGAACTGAATTCATTTTAAATTCAAACGCTTATTTTTTTAAAAATATTATTTCTAAAGTACCTAATAATTTTTTATTGGAATTTCAAATCTAAAAGTAGTACCGCTTTCATCAGATTTTACCAAATAAATTTTTCCTTTATGTTCTTCTTCTATTATCTTTTTGCAAATAGCCAAGCCTAATCCTGTACCTTTAGATTTTGTTGTGAAAAAAGGACTAAATAAATTTTCTTTAACTTTATCAGAAAGCGGAGTTCCATCATTTGTAATTTCGAATATTACATTTTCACCTTCGACTTTAACTTTTAAGTCAATCTTTC from Petrotoga sp. 9PWA.NaAc.5.4 encodes:
- a CDS encoding response regulator gives rise to the protein MSKILVVDDEENIRTLIKEELEESGYEVFCAPNAKKALEILENNKDIEIICTDIEMPDVNGLELAAEIRKKYSNKKIVFLTAYSHYKSEMASWAADAYVVKSMDVTEIKDTIDHLTKIQ